The genomic region GCTGGACCCGGCACCCCCGGACACAGAAGCGCAGGTACTACGTGGCGGACGACGCGACGCGCGGCAGCCGCGTGTGGACGCTGCCCAACCTGCTCAGCGCGATCCGGCTGGCCGGCGTACCGGTGTTCCTGTGGCTGGTGCTGGGTCCCGAGGAGGACGCCTGGGCGCTGGTGCTGCTCATGGTCTCCGGCGTCACCGACTTCGCCGACGGGTGGCTCGCCCGCCGGTTGGGCCAGACCTCGACCCTGGGCCAGATCCTGGACCCGGTCGCCGACCGGCTCTACATCCTCGCGGTCGTCTTCGGCCTCGCGATGCGCGACATCATCCCGTGGTGGCTGGCGGTGCTGCTGCCGCTGCGCGACGTGGTCCTCGCGGGGCTGGTGCCGTTCCTGCGCACCCGCGGCTACAGCGCCCTGCCGGTCCACTTCCTGGGCAAGGCCGCGACCTTCAACCTGCTCTACGCCTTCCCGCTGCTGCTCCTCGGCGATGGCGACGGGGTCGTCGCCTCGCTGGCCGAGGTGTTCGGCTGGGCCTTCGCGATCTGGGGGATCGGGCTCTACTGGTGGGCGGGTCTGCTCTACGCCTGGCAGGTCCGGACGCTGCTGCGGACCACCGCCAGGTCCACGGCGGTGCAGGATGCCTGAGCACGCCCGCCGCGGCGCGCCAGCGGCCGCACCGTTGCCGCCCCGGGTGACGACGCCGCTGCTGAACCTCATCACTCAGCAGTCCATGGACGAGGACTACCTGCTCGCGGCCGAGCGGCGGGTGCTGGCAGGCGGCCCGGCGCAGAGCCGGCGCCCCTCGCGTGCCGGGGCGCTCGTGCTGGTCCTGTTCGGGGCTCTGGTCGCGACCGCCGGGGTGCAGACCGCCCGCAACGCCGACGTCGACGACGCCAGCCGGAACACGCTGGTGGCGCGGATCGAGGACCGACGCACGGAGCTGGCCGCCCGCCAGGAGCGGATCGCCGCCCTGCAGCGGGAGACGGCCTCGCTGGAGGAGTCGGTGCTCACCACGAGCGGAGCGCAGCAGCGGGCGACGTCCGAGCTGCGCCGGCTGCAGTCGCGCACCGGGTTCGGCGCGGTCGCCGGCCCCGGGATCCGGGTCACCGCCGACGACCCGAAGGAGGGCCTGGACCGCATCTACAAGGAGGACCTGTTCCTCCTCGTCAACGGGCTGTGGCAGGCCGGCGCCGAGGCGATCACGCTGAACGGACGCCGGCTGACAGTGCAGACCTCGATCAACAACTCCGGGAGCCAGATCAACGTGGAGACCGACTCGGTGCGCGCGCCGTACACGCTGCTCGCCATCGGCAACCCCGGCCGGCTGCAGGCCAACTTCGTCGAGACCGCGTCGTTCGCGCGGTTCTCCGGCCTGCGCTCCCAGTATGGTTTCAGGCTCAGCATGGAAGACGAGGAATCCCTCGAGCTGCCGGCGGCCAGACTGGAGCGGCTCGTGTCGGTCGAGGACGTCCCCGGCCGCCGTGACCGGGCCAACGAGCAGACCTTGGAGGAGACCGCCCCGTGATCGCCGCACTTGGGTTGCTCGCCGGCATCGTGTTGGGCCTGATCTTCGAGCCGGACATCCCGCTGGCCCTGGAGCCCTACCTCCCGATCGCCGTCGTGGCCGCGCTCGACGCCGTCTTCGGCGGCCTGCGCGCCTACCTCGACGGCATCTTCGACGACAAGGTGTTCGTCGTCTCGTTCCTGAGCAACGTCGTGATCGCCGCGGCGATCGTGTGGCTGGGCGACAAGCTCGGGGTCGGTGGCCAGCTGTCCACGGGCGTGATCGTGGTGCTCGGCATCCGGATCTTCTCCAACGTGGCCGCGATCCGGCGGCACCTGTTCCATGCCTGAGCCCGACGAGCCCACCCGTGCCCCGACCGGACGCCAGCGCCTGCGCCGGGCGCTGGTGCGGCCCTCGCGCGGACAGGTCGTGGTCGCGATCCTGCTGGCGCTGCTGGCGTTCGCCGCGGTCGTGGAGGTCCGGCACAACGAGGTCGACGACTCGTTCGCCGGCTACCGCGAGCAGGACCTCATCGACGTCCTGACCGGGCTGGCGGGCACCACGCAGCGCGCCGAGGACGAGATCGCCCGGCTGGAGGAGACCCGCCAGGAGCTGCTGACCGACAGCGGTCGGCGGCGCACGGCGCTCGAGGAGGCCCAGCAGGAGGCGGAGACGCTCTCGATCCTGGCCGGCCTGGTGCCGGTCACCGGCCCGGGGCTGCGGATCACGATCACCGAGCCCGAGGGCCCGGTCAGCGCCGCGAACCTCGTCGACATGGTCCAGGAGCTGCGCACGGCCGGCGCCGAGGCCATCCAGGTCAACGGTCAGGTGCGGCTGATCGCGCAGAGCGCCTTCGAGGACGCCCCCGGCGGGATCGTCGTCGACGGCGAGCTGCTCTCCCCGCCGTACGTCGTCGACGTGATCGGGGAGCCGCACACGCTGACCAACGCGCTGACCTTCCTGCTCGGGCCGCGCTCGAACATCGAGCGTGAGGGTGGCCGGATGCGGATCGACGAACGCTCCTCGATCGACATCGAGGCGGTGCGTGAGCCCGAGGAGCCGGAGTACGCCCAGCCCGTTCCCGAGCAGTAGCCTGCCCGCAGCATCCGCGTGCACCCGACCCGAGGAGAACCCTTGTACCCCGACGACCTCCAGTACACCGGCGAGCACGAGTGGGTCCGGACCCCGGGCGAGCACGAGGGCGCCGTGCGCATCGGCATCACCGACTACGCCCAGGACGCGCTGGGCGACATCGTCTACGTCTCGCTGCCCCAGCTGGGCGAGATCGTCGACGCCGGCACGACCTGCGGCGAGCTCGAGTCGACGAAGTCGGTCAGCGACATCTACGCGCCGGTCTCCGGCGAGGTGGTCGCCCGCAACGACACCCTGGACGCCACCCCCGAGCTGGTGAACAACGACCCCTACGGCGGCGGGTGGCTCTTCGAGGTCGTGCCCGCGGACCGCGACCAGCTCGGCGACCTGATGGACGCCCCGGCGTACATCGCATCGCTCGAGTCCTGAGCCTGTCCGAGCGCCACCGGCCGGCTTGCGCGGGCCGGGGCGGCTGATAGGTTCGGACAACCGTCAACCTCAGCCCTGACTTGAGGGTTTGGGGTACGCCGACTCCGGAGGATCACCGATGCCGTTCTGCACAGCATGTGGCAGGCAGAACCCCGACGACGCCCGCTTCTGTGCCCAGTGCGGAACGCGCCTGGCGTCGGACGCCGCGACCGTCCCGGCCGCGCCTGCCCCCGAGCCCGTGGGGGAGTCCACGGCGACCATCCAGATCGGGATGGGGGAGAAGAGCGAGAACTCCGAGCGCCAGCTGAACCCGGCCGACGCCGCCGCGGTCGACGCGCTGCCCACCGGGCACGCCCTGCTCGTGGTCCAGCGTGGCCCCGGCTCCGGCAGCCGGTTCCTGCTCGACGCCGACGTGGTGACCGCCGGCCGGCACCCCGAGAGCGAGATCTTCCTCGACGACGTCACGGTCTCGCGCCGGCACGCGGAGTTCAACCGCGGCGGCGACACCTTCACCGTCAGCGACGTCGGCAGCCTGAACGGCACCTACGTCAACCGCGACCGGATCGACCGGGTCCAGCTCAGTGACGGTGACGAGGTGCAGATCGGCAAGTACCGCCTGGTCTTCTTCTCCGGTCACGAGGGCGTCTGACGCGATGGCCGCGACTGCCCCCGGGGGCGCCGCGAACGCCCCACGGGCACGGATGAACATCGGCCAGGTGCTCGACGTCCTGCGGCCGGACTTTCCCGGGGTCACGATCCCGAAGATCCGGTTCCTCGAGGACAAGGGGCTGATCAAGCCCGAGCGCACGGCGTCGGGCTACCGCAAGTTCTCCGCTGAGGACGTCGAGCGGCTGCGCTACGTGCTGCGGATGCAGCGCGACCACTACCTGCCGCTGAAGGTCATCGGCGAGCACCTCGACGCGATCGACCGCGGCCTGGAGCCGCCGCCGATCGACGCGGTCGTCCCGACGGTCCCGCAGGTGGCGCTCGCCGCCGACGGGCTGCCGAGCCCGGCGTCGTTCACCCGGCACGACAACCTGCGGCTCTCCCGCAAGGAGCTGCTCAAGATCGCCGAGATCTCCGAGGAGCTGCTCCAGCAGCTCGAGCAGTACGGCCTGGTCACCGCGCGCGCCGGCACCGGTCACTTCGACACCGACAGCCTGGTGATCGCCACTACCGCCCGGGAGCTGGCCGACTACGGCTTCGAGCCTCGACACCTGCGCGCCTTCAAGACCGCCGCCGACCGCGAGGTCGGGCTGGTCGAGCAGGTCGTCGCCCCGCACAAGCGCGGCCGCGACGCCGCCGCCCACGCCCGGGCCGACGAGGCCGTCAGCGAGATCGCCGCGCTCTCCGTGCGCCTGCACGCCACCCTGGTGAAGGCCGGCCTGCGCTCGTCCTGAGGGCGGACAGGCCACCCGGCCCGGCGTGCGTCGCGGAGTAGGGTGAGCACGTGCGCGAAGTCGATGTCATGGGTGTCCGGGTCGAGATGCCGTCGAACCAGCCGATCGTGCTGCTCCGGGAGGTGTCGGGGGAGCGCTACCTGCCCATCTGGATCGGGGCGGTCGAGGCCACAGCCATCGCGTTCGCCCAGCAGGGCGTCGTGCCGCCGCGGCCGCTGACCCACGACCTGCTCAAGGACGTGCTGGAGGCCACCGGGAACGACCTCACCGAGGTCCGCATCACCGACGTGCGCGACGGGGTGTTCTACGCGACCCTCGTGCTCGGCTCGGGCGCGGAGGTCAGCGCCCGGCCCTCGGACTCGATAGCGCTCGCGCTGCGGACCGGCACCCGGATCGTCTGCGCCGAGGAGGTCCTCGACGAGGCCGGCCTCGCCGTACCGGCGGAGCAGGAGGACGAGGTCGAGAAGTTCCGCGAGTTCCTCGACCAGGTCACCCCCGAGGACTTCGAGTCTCAGTGACGCGATCGGCAAGTCTCACCCTCAAGTAGAAGGTGAGGGTTGCGACACGCGCCCCGGCTGTCGTTGACCCGCCCCCCGCGGGGGCCTACCTTGAACTGTCTCTGTTGTAACTCCACCGCTGTCGTTGCTCGCACGACGCGGCCCTTCCCCGGAAGTTACGCCCAACGGAGTAGACCCACGGAGGACCGTTGAACGAGCAAGAGCAGGAGCGCAACGCCGAGGCGGCGTTGGCCGCCGAGGTTGCCGACGAGCAAGGGCTGCTCTTCACCGACGACGTCTCGCCGCTGCCCAGCGACGCTGGCTACCGCGGCCCGACGGCGTGCAACGCGGCCGGCATCACCTACCGCCAGCTGGACTACTGGGCCCGCACCGGCCTGGTCGAGCCCACCGTGCGCAGCGCCAGCGGCTCCGGCTCGCAGCGCCTGTACTCCTTCCGCGACATCCTGCTGCTGAAGGTGATCAAGCGGCTGCTCGACGCCGGCATCTCGCTGCAGCAGATCCGTACGGCGGTCCAGCACCTGCGCGAGCGGGGGACCGACGACCTGACCCGCGTCACCTTGATGAGCGACGGCGTCTCGGTCTACGAGTGCACCAGCAACGACGAGGTCATCGACCTCCTGCAGGGCGGCCAGGGCGTCTTCGGCATCGCGATCGGCGGCGTCTGGCGCGAGATCGAGGGCACCCTCGCCGAGCTGCCCAGCGAGCGCACCAGCGACGCGGCCGCTCCGTCGGCCGGCGACGAGCTCGCCGCCCGCCGCGCCGCCCGCAAGATCGGCTGACCGGCCCCAGGCCCTGACGACGGTCCGTCTCCTCACCGGAGACGGGCCGTCCGGCATTTCGGCTGGTAGATTCGGCACCGCTGACAACCCGCACGGGAGAGTCTCCGGGACGGCCACACCGGCCGGCTGCGGAGCGCCGAAGGGGCAATTCCTCCCCGGAACCTCTCAGGCGCCAGGACCGTGCGGACCAGGCGACTCTGAAGCGCGGCGCCGCCGCGGGCGGCGTGACAGAGGGGGAGGCGTCCGGATCGACCCCGATTCCCAGGAGCCCCCGTGTCCGATGTCCCCACCCTCGCCGAGCTCGACGGCGCGCTGCCGTTCGTCGACCGCCATGTCGGGCCCGGCCCGGAGGCGGTCCGGGTCATGCTCGAACGCCTCGGGTTCGACTCCCTTGAGGAGCTGATGGCCGCCGCGGTGCCGGGCGGCATCCGCGCCGACGCCGCGCTGGAGCTGCCCCCCGCAGCCGGCGAGGAGGCTGTCGCGCGCGAGCTGCGGGCGCTGGCCGCCGAGAACCGCCCCGCCGAGGCCATGATCGGCCTCGGCTACCACCCCACGTTCACGCCGCCGGTGATCCGCCGCAACGTGCTCGAGGACCCCAGCTGGTACACCGCCTACACGCCCTACCAGCCGGAGATCTCCCAGGGCCGGCTCGAGGCGCTGCTGAACTTCCAGACCATGGTCGGCGACCTCACCGGGCTGCCGACCGCCAACGCCTCGCTGCTCGACGAGGGCACCGCCGCCGCCGAGGCGATGACGCTGGTACGCCGTGCCAACCGCAAGGCGTCCGGCCCCTTCGTCGTCGACGCCGACGCGCTCCCGCAGACCATCGAGGTGGTCCGCACCCGCGCCGAGGGGATGGGCATCGAGGTGGTCGTAGCGGACCTCTCCGCCGGGCTGCCCGAGGGTGAGGCCTGTGGGGTGCTGGTGCAGTACCCCGGCGCCTCCGGCCGGGTCCTGGACCCGCGCCCGCTCATCGAGCAGGTCCACGAGCGCGGCGGCCTCGCCGTCGTGGCCGCCGACCTGCTCGCGCTGACAGTGCTCGAGGCGCCCGGCGAGCTCGGCGCCGACGTCGTGGTCGGCTCCTCCCAGCGCTTCGGCGTGCCGCTGTTCTACGGCGGTCCGCACGCCGGCTTCATGGCGGTCGCCGCCGGGCTGGAGCGGCACCTGCCCGGGCGCCTGGTGGGCGTCTCGGTGGACGCCGATGGGCGTCCGGCGTACCGGCTGGCGCTGCAGACCCGCGAGCAGCACATCCGCCGCGACAAGGCCACCTCGAACATCTGCACCGCCCAGGTGCTGCTGGCGGTCGCGGCCTCGATGTACGCGGTCTACCACGGCCCCGAGGGGCTGCGGGCGATCGCGACGCGCGCCCACCGGTACGCCGCGGTGCTGGCCGCCGCGCTGCGCGAGGCCGGGATCGAGATCGCGCACGGCGAGTTCTTCGACACCCTCACCCTCCGGGTCCCGGGCCGGGCCGCCGCCGTCGTCACCGCAGCGCGGGAGCGCGACCTGCAGCTGTGGCTGATCGACGACGACACGGTCGGCATCTCCACCTCGGAGACCACCACCCGCTCCACGCTGGAGCGGCTGCTCGCTGCCTTCGACGTCCCGCTCGACGGGGTCGACCTCGACGCGCTGGACCGGGCGACGCCCGACGCGCTGCCGCAGGACCTGCGCCGCCACACGGCGTACCTCACCCACGAGGTCTTCTCGGCGCATCGCAGCGAGACCCAGATGCTGCGCTACCTGCGCCGGCTCTCCGCCCGGGACTACGCGCTCGACCGCGGCATGATCCCGCTCGGCTCGTGCACGATGAAGCTCAACGCGACCACCGAGATGGAGCCGATCTCGCTGCCCGGCTTCGCCGACCTGCACCCGTTCGCGCCGGCCGAGGACGCCGCCGGCTACCGGCGCCTGGTCGCGGACCTCGAGGGCTGGCTGGCCGAGGTCACCGGCTACGACCGGGTCTCGATCCAGCCGAACGCCGGCTCCCAGGGCGAGCTCGCCGGGCTGCTCGCGATCCGCGGCTACCACCGCGCCCACGGCGACACCGGCCGCGACGTGTGCCTGATCCCGTCCTCCGCGCACGGCACCAACGCCGCCTCCGCGGTGATGGCCGGGATGCGCGTCGTCGTGGTGAAGGCGGCCGCGGACGGCGGGGTCGACATGGACGACCTGCGCGCCCAGTGCGCGAAGCACGCCGAGGACCTGGCCGCGATCATGGTGACCTACCCCTCGACCCACGGCGCCTACGAGGACACGATCACCGAGCTGTGCGAGGTCGTCCACGCCCACGGCGGCCAGGTGTACGTCGACGGCGCCAACCTCAACGCGCTGCTCGGCCACGCCAAGCCCGGCGAGTTCGGCGGCGACGTCTCGCACCTGAACCTGCACAAGACCTTCTGCATCCCGCACGGCGGCGGTGGCCCCGGCGTCGGGCCGGTGGCGGTGCGCGCCCACCTGGCGCCGTACCTGCCCTCGCACGGGATGCACCCCGAGGCGGACAAGCGCACCGGGATCGGCCCGGTCAGCGCCGCGCCGTACGGCTCGGCGGGGATCCTGCCTATCTCGTGGGCCTACATCCGGCTGATGGGCGCCGCGGGGCTGACCCACGCCACGGCGGTGGCCGTGCTGTCGGCCAACTACGTCGCCGCGCGGCTGGGCGAGCACTACCCGGTGCTCTACCGCGGGCACGGCGGCCTGGTCGCCCACGAGTGCATCCTCGACGTGCGCGGGCTGACCAAGGCCACCGGCGTCAGCGTCGAGGACGTCGCGAAGCGGCTGGTCGACTACGGCTTCCACGCCCCGACGATGTCGTTCCCGGTGGCCGGCACGCTGATGGTCGAGCCCACCGAGTCCGAGGACCTCGGCGAGATCGACCGCTTCTGCGAGGCGATGATCGCGATCAAGGGCGAGATCGACCGGGTCGGCGCGGGGGAGTGGAGCCCCGCGGAGTCGCCGCTGCGGCACGCCCCGCACACCTCGCGGGCGCTGCTCGGCGACTGGGACCGGGCCTACCCCCGCGAGCTCGGCGTCTTCCCGACCGGCCCCGACCCGGACAAGTACTGGCCGCCGGTGGCCCGCATCGACCAGGCCTACGGCGACCGCAACCTGGTCTGCGCCTGCCCGCCGCTGGAGGCCTTCGCGGAGTGAGCCGGCCCGGGGCGACGCAGACGCCGCCCAGGACCGGGGCCTCAGCCCTCGGAGTCGGCGAAGGGCTCCAGCGGCTCGCGGCGTACGCCGTCGCCGACCGCGAACGTCACTGCCTTCTTCGGGCGGTTGTCGACGTGCAGGCTGAGCACCTCGCTGCGGGAGAAGTGCCCGACGCTGTCCACGAACACCTTGGTGCCGTCGACGTCGGCGAGGTCGATGTCCGCGACCAGGATCGTCTCCTCGGGGCCGGTGTGCGGGCCGGCCAGGTACGGCGTCATCGGGTGGATGATCGCCGACCAGCCACCGCCGAGCGTGACCAGGTCCTGGGGCCCGGCGGCCTCCTCGAGCACGTCGAGGACCTGCTGGTTCACGGGGTTCTGGGAGACCACCACGAAGCACTGGCCGGTGATCGCGTGGTTGCGCGACATCGCCTCGACCTGGTCGTCGTAGACGTCGGCGAAGCCCACGGTCGTGGACAGGCTGGGCCAGGAGCCGGCGTGGATCTGCTCGCCGGCGCCGACCAGCGCGTGCCGCGCGAGGTTCATCGTGTGCTCCCAGCACACCAGGCCACCGACCCGACCGATGGCGGTGTCGAAGACCGAGAGCGTGGAGGCGTCGCCGGCGGCCCAGATGGTGCGCTCGGCGAAGGTCGGCTGCAGCTTGCGGTGTCGCCCGAGCAGGTCGCCGGTCTCGGAGACGAAGACCTGGGTGTTGTACAGGCTGCTGCCCTCGCGCTCGTTCACGCCGAGGACGACGGCGGTGCCTGCGGCGCGCGCCGCCTCCTGGATCCGGCGGATCTCGGGTCCGGGGACCGTGACCGAGGCCGCCAGGTAGCGCGCGTGCAGCGCGGTCTGCAGCAGCGGCGGGTAGCAGTTGATCCAGTACGGGAAGCCGGGCAGGAACACCTCGGGGAAGACCACCAGGCGGGCGCCCTGGGCGCCGGCCTCGGCGATCAGGCCGCAGGCCTTCTCCACGGTGGCGGCGACGTCGAGGTACTCGGGAGCGGCGTGCACGGCGGCGACGCGGACCTGGGACATGGGAGCTCCTTGCGGGGACGGGGCATCCGGCGGTCCCGGGGTGCCGCGTCGATCGTCGCACTCATCGCGCCGGGAAGAAATACGTCTGACATATAAATCCGAGCGGATCGCTCGCCGGTGTGGAAACCAATCGCTATGGTTTCCGCTATGGAAAGTGAACGGATCGACCTGGCCGCCGCCCAGCGGGCCGCCGAGCGCGCCGAGGCGGCGCCGTACATCGACTACCCGCCCACGCCGGCCTGGTACTACCCGGTCGGCGGTGCCTGGGCCGCGGCGTACGTCGCGCTGCTCGGCTGGTGGCGCACCCACCAGGTCTGGCTGGTCCTCGGCATGCTGGCGCTGTCGGCGCTGGTGGGCGCCCTGCTGGGGTGGTACAGCCGGCGCGCCGGCGCGATGCCCAGCTTCCGGCGGATCCCCCGGGAGCTCCGGCGCGGCTACGCGTTCTACCTGCTCGGCGTGCTCGTCGTCGTGGGCCTGGTCGCGCTGGCCTGGTGGCTGCTCGGCCACCTGGCGGCGGTGGCCACTGCCTTCGTCGTGGTCGCGGTCGGCCTGCTGCTCTACGACCGGGCGTACGCCGCGGCCGCGCGCCGCACCCGGGAGCGGCTGGCGTGATCGAGGATCTCGACCCGGTCATCCACGCGCCGAAGCGGCTGGCGGCGATGGCGGTGCTGTCGGCGGCGACGTCGGCGACGTTCCCGTTCCTGCGCGAGCACCTCGGGGTGAGCGACTCCGACCTGTCCAAGCAGATGGCGACGCTGGAGAAGGCCGGCTACGTGGCGGTCTCCAAGACCGGCCGTGGGCGGGGTGCGACCACGTCGTACCGGATCACCCGCGCGGGGCGGACGGCGTACTCCCGGCACCGCCGGGCGCTGGCGGCGATCCTGGCCGAGGACCCGGACCCGGGCGGCTAGCTCACAGCGCCTGGGACACGCTCGACATGTTGAAGTCCGGCACCCGCAGCGCCGGGGTGGCGGTGCGTGAGAAGTAGTCCTCGCCCCACTCCCGGCTGAAGCTCGGGACCGTGGCGGAGGCGTGGGTCCAGCGGCTCAGCAGGTCCACGGGGCTCTCGTTGAAGCGGAAGTTGTTGACGGCGCCGGTGATCTCGCC from Nocardioides pantholopis harbors:
- a CDS encoding carbon-nitrogen hydrolase family protein codes for the protein MSQVRVAAVHAAPEYLDVAATVEKACGLIAEAGAQGARLVVFPEVFLPGFPYWINCYPPLLQTALHARYLAASVTVPGPEIRRIQEAARAAGTAVVLGVNEREGSSLYNTQVFVSETGDLLGRHRKLQPTFAERTIWAAGDASTLSVFDTAIGRVGGLVCWEHTMNLARHALVGAGEQIHAGSWPSLSTTVGFADVYDDQVEAMSRNHAITGQCFVVVSQNPVNQQVLDVLEEAAGPQDLVTLGGGWSAIIHPMTPYLAGPHTGPEETILVADIDLADVDGTKVFVDSVGHFSRSEVLSLHVDNRPKKAVTFAVGDGVRREPLEPFADSEG
- a CDS encoding FHA domain-containing protein, whose amino-acid sequence is MGESTATIQIGMGEKSENSERQLNPADAAAVDALPTGHALLVVQRGPGSGSRFLLDADVVTAGRHPESEIFLDDVTVSRRHAEFNRGGDTFTVSDVGSLNGTYVNRDRIDRVQLSDGDEVQIGKYRLVFFSGHEGV
- a CDS encoding winged helix-turn-helix domain-containing protein, with amino-acid sequence MIEDLDPVIHAPKRLAAMAVLSAATSATFPFLREHLGVSDSDLSKQMATLEKAGYVAVSKTGRGRGATTSYRITRAGRTAYSRHRRALAAILAEDPDPGG
- the gcvP gene encoding aminomethyl-transferring glycine dehydrogenase; protein product: MSDVPTLAELDGALPFVDRHVGPGPEAVRVMLERLGFDSLEELMAAAVPGGIRADAALELPPAAGEEAVARELRALAAENRPAEAMIGLGYHPTFTPPVIRRNVLEDPSWYTAYTPYQPEISQGRLEALLNFQTMVGDLTGLPTANASLLDEGTAAAEAMTLVRRANRKASGPFVVDADALPQTIEVVRTRAEGMGIEVVVADLSAGLPEGEACGVLVQYPGASGRVLDPRPLIEQVHERGGLAVVAADLLALTVLEAPGELGADVVVGSSQRFGVPLFYGGPHAGFMAVAAGLERHLPGRLVGVSVDADGRPAYRLALQTREQHIRRDKATSNICTAQVLLAVAASMYAVYHGPEGLRAIATRAHRYAAVLAAALREAGIEIAHGEFFDTLTLRVPGRAAAVVTAARERDLQLWLIDDDTVGISTSETTTRSTLERLLAAFDVPLDGVDLDALDRATPDALPQDLRRHTAYLTHEVFSAHRSETQMLRYLRRLSARDYALDRGMIPLGSCTMKLNATTEMEPISLPGFADLHPFAPAEDAAGYRRLVADLEGWLAEVTGYDRVSIQPNAGSQGELAGLLAIRGYHRAHGDTGRDVCLIPSSAHGTNAASAVMAGMRVVVVKAAADGGVDMDDLRAQCAKHAEDLAAIMVTYPSTHGAYEDTITELCEVVHAHGGQVYVDGANLNALLGHAKPGEFGGDVSHLNLHKTFCIPHGGGGPGVGPVAVRAHLAPYLPSHGMHPEADKRTGIGPVSAAPYGSAGILPISWAYIRLMGAAGLTHATAVAVLSANYVAARLGEHYPVLYRGHGGLVAHECILDVRGLTKATGVSVEDVAKRLVDYGFHAPTMSFPVAGTLMVEPTESEDLGEIDRFCEAMIAIKGEIDRVGAGEWSPAESPLRHAPHTSRALLGDWDRAYPRELGVFPTGPDPDKYWPPVARIDQAYGDRNLVCACPPLEAFAE
- a CDS encoding CDP-alcohol phosphatidyltransferase family protein, with translation MADDATRGSRVWTLPNLLSAIRLAGVPVFLWLVLGPEEDAWALVLLMVSGVTDFADGWLARRLGQTSTLGQILDPVADRLYILAVVFGLAMRDIIPWWLAVLLPLRDVVLAGLVPFLRTRGYSALPVHFLGKAATFNLLYAFPLLLLGDGDGVVASLAEVFGWAFAIWGIGLYWWAGLLYAWQVRTLLRTTARSTAVQDA
- a CDS encoding DUF881 domain-containing protein translates to MPEPDEPTRAPTGRQRLRRALVRPSRGQVVVAILLALLAFAAVVEVRHNEVDDSFAGYREQDLIDVLTGLAGTTQRAEDEIARLEETRQELLTDSGRRRTALEEAQQEAETLSILAGLVPVTGPGLRITITEPEGPVSAANLVDMVQELRTAGAEAIQVNGQVRLIAQSAFEDAPGGIVVDGELLSPPYVVDVIGEPHTLTNALTFLLGPRSNIEREGGRMRIDERSSIDIEAVREPEEPEYAQPVPEQ
- a CDS encoding bifunctional nuclease family protein, producing MREVDVMGVRVEMPSNQPIVLLREVSGERYLPIWIGAVEATAIAFAQQGVVPPRPLTHDLLKDVLEATGNDLTEVRITDVRDGVFYATLVLGSGAEVSARPSDSIALALRTGTRIVCAEEVLDEAGLAVPAEQEDEVEKFREFLDQVTPEDFESQ
- the gcvH gene encoding glycine cleavage system protein GcvH, whose translation is MYPDDLQYTGEHEWVRTPGEHEGAVRIGITDYAQDALGDIVYVSLPQLGEIVDAGTTCGELESTKSVSDIYAPVSGEVVARNDTLDATPELVNNDPYGGGWLFEVVPADRDQLGDLMDAPAYIASLES
- a CDS encoding MerR family transcriptional regulator, whose amino-acid sequence is MNEQEQERNAEAALAAEVADEQGLLFTDDVSPLPSDAGYRGPTACNAAGITYRQLDYWARTGLVEPTVRSASGSGSQRLYSFRDILLLKVIKRLLDAGISLQQIRTAVQHLRERGTDDLTRVTLMSDGVSVYECTSNDEVIDLLQGGQGVFGIAIGGVWREIEGTLAELPSERTSDAAAPSAGDELAARRAARKIG
- the ftsR gene encoding transcriptional regulator FtsR produces the protein MNIGQVLDVLRPDFPGVTIPKIRFLEDKGLIKPERTASGYRKFSAEDVERLRYVLRMQRDHYLPLKVIGEHLDAIDRGLEPPPIDAVVPTVPQVALAADGLPSPASFTRHDNLRLSRKELLKIAEISEELLQQLEQYGLVTARAGTGHFDTDSLVIATTARELADYGFEPRHLRAFKTAADREVGLVEQVVAPHKRGRDAAAHARADEAVSEIAALSVRLHATLVKAGLRSS
- a CDS encoding DUF881 domain-containing protein, giving the protein MPEHARRGAPAAAPLPPRVTTPLLNLITQQSMDEDYLLAAERRVLAGGPAQSRRPSRAGALVLVLFGALVATAGVQTARNADVDDASRNTLVARIEDRRTELAARQERIAALQRETASLEESVLTTSGAQQRATSELRRLQSRTGFGAVAGPGIRVTADDPKEGLDRIYKEDLFLLVNGLWQAGAEAITLNGRRLTVQTSINNSGSQINVETDSVRAPYTLLAIGNPGRLQANFVETASFARFSGLRSQYGFRLSMEDEESLELPAARLERLVSVEDVPGRRDRANEQTLEETAP
- a CDS encoding small basic family protein produces the protein MIAALGLLAGIVLGLIFEPDIPLALEPYLPIAVVAALDAVFGGLRAYLDGIFDDKVFVVSFLSNVVIAAAIVWLGDKLGVGGQLSTGVIVVLGIRIFSNVAAIRRHLFHA